The nucleotide window CATGGCAGACGATGAACGCATGCGCCTTGAGGCAGGTGAAAAACCCGAAATGAAGAAGGTTCGCTTTCGCACTTTAGGCTGCTACCCCCTAAGTGGCGCTATTGAATCGGACGCCGACACCGTGCCTAAACTGATTCAAGAAATGCTGCTTACACGTTTTTCTGAACGTCAAGGCCGGCTTATTGATTTTGACACCGAGGGCTCGATGGAGCTCAAAAAACGAGAAGGTTATTTTTAATCATCATGTCAATCGTAAAACAAGATGACGAATTGATTCGAAGCGACATCGAAGGCTATCTCGCATCGTATCAAAACAAAGAGCTCTTACGTTTTGTTGCAGTGGGCTCTGTGGACGATGGCAAATCGACCCTCATTGGACGCCTTCTTCACGACACGGGAATGGTCTACGAAGACCAATTGCAATCGGTACGCAAGGCCACGGCCATAGAAGGCGAAGATATCGACTTCTCACTCTTTACAGATGGGCTACGTGCTGAGCGCGAACAGGGCATTACCATCGATGTCGCCTACCGCTATTTTTCAACAGCAGTACGTAAATTTATCATCGCCGACACACCAGGGCACGTTCAGTACACGCGTAACATGGTTACAGGCGCATCCACCGCGCATGTCGCACTCATTCTTATTGATGCGCGTTTGGGCGTGCTGCAGCAATCCAGAAGACATGCCTATATCGCATCCCTGTTAGGGATTCCAAATCTCGCTGTTTGTATAAACAAAATGGATCTTGTTGGTTACGATCAGCACGTTTTCGAACGCATCAAGAAAAACTTTTCTGCTTTTTCTGACAGCCTAGCTTTCAAGGAAGTAAGCTTTTTCCCCATTAGCGCACTTAAGGGCAGCAACATTGTGTCCGCTTCTCCGCACACCGCTTGGTACACCGGACCCACAGTGCTTGGCTATCTTGAAACCGTAGCGCTTGCAGAAGATCAAAACCCTGACGATTTTCGCTTTCCAGTGCAGACTGTGATTCGGCCACATCTTGATTACCGCGGCTTTGCTGGGAAAATTGTTTCTGGCTCTATCAGCCGGGGCGATGAAATTATCACGCTTCCGTCGGGCAAGCGAAGTCACGTAAGTTCCATCGACACCTTTGATGGCGAACTCGAACAAGCTTGTGCAAACCAATCCGTCACCATCCGTTTGGATGACGAGATTGATATCAGCCGAGGCGACATGCTGGTTAAAGCAAACAGTCTACCTTCTGTTGGGCGAAGCGTTGATGCAAGCCTTGTCTGGATGAACGAAAAAGAGCTTGATTCAGAAAAGAGTTACATTTTAAAGCACACTACCCAAAGTGTACGCGTTCAAATCGATAAAGTTCATTGGAAAAAAGACATGGACACCTTAAAAGAGGTGGAGGCTTCAACCCTTGGTCTCAATGACATCGGCAAGGTGAGTTTATCGTGTCATCGCGCTATTTACTTCGATGCCTATACAAAAAACCGAAACACCGGTGCCTTTATTCTCATCGACTCACTGAGCAACGACACAGTGGCAGCGGGAATGATTGGGCCCAGTACGACCAAACAAGAATTCGATGAGGCCCTTCGCGAACTTCGCGCAGGCTCGGCACTAAAGCCAAAAAGCCAAATCAGCCGCGCAGAACGAATGCACCGCTTGGGGCAACATGGCGCTGTCGTATGGCTCACCGGCCTTCCAGGTTCAGGACGCTGGACCCTCGCCTACGCCCTTGAGCGCCGCCTTTTTGACTTGGGATGCACGGCTACGGTCATCGATCCGACGCAAGAAACCTTGTCGTCCATGATTTCATCTGCCAAAGCCGTTACACACGCGGGTCTTATCGCTATCTGTGCTTTTCCAAGTTACAAGCACGACGATCGCGAAGCTGTTCGCTCACGCATAGGCGATCAACGCTTTGTGCAAGTCTACGTGAACACTTCACTTGAGCTCTGTAAAGAGCGACGACCTGGTGCTGATTTTTCCGGCTTTGAAGAGCCCGCGAACCCTGAAGTCACCGTAGCCCTTGATCACACGCGTATCGAACAAGCCGTCGATTTCATTATCAGTGCACTGAAAAAACAAGGCCGTATCACCATCTAGGGAAACACCCTAGAACATCGGGAAGATGGAGCTGGTTTTTCTGTCACGACGGTGCTCACTTGGATGATAGCGCGCATCGACGTAGCGTCGCTCAATGATGAGAACCGAAGCTGGGTTTTGTGCAGTGTTTTTAAAGTCGCTGATGCTCTCCGGCGTGCAGTGCACCACCGCATTAACAGCAAGAGCGTCTCCTTTCCACTGTATACCTGGACTGAGTACCATCATCGACGCCGAAGCTTCCTCGATGATTGGACTCGAATCTGTTTTAAGATCAAGGCGGTAAATTAGCGCATCTTTTCCGTCATGAAAACAACGACGGTGGACTCCCTGAACCACTTGCGCAGCAGCTTTAATCTCACTTGGTCGAGCTGTTACGCTAAGCGAAGGCACCCCAAAACCGTCAAGCGCACCAGGTTTTTTCAAAGTGACTTTCGCCTCAAGCACTGCGCCGTGCTCTACGGATGCAATCGGTGGACTTAGCAGACAACGAAGCAAAACCTGCGCACCCGTTTCAAGTAGTCTGTAACGGCAATGGCCAAGCAAAAACCGAACCTGTTCAGCGGTCTGCGCGTAACCAACCGTGTACTTTAGTTTCTCAAGATACGCGGCTTGCCCGATGTCGACTTGCATCTCGAGATCAACCTGCACGGTTTGCAGTTTATCCAACTCGTGAGTGTAGACGCCAAGCAAAGCATCCAGTTCCAAGCCACTAAGACGTATGGTCCCGATTGTCATGAACGCAGCATACACAGGTCCGCGACACAGACCAATATTTGGCGTAATTTTCATTGAATCATGACAAATCTGGCATATATCGGATGTTTTCATGACATGTCTGTCTAGAAGGGCATTGCGTTATGTTGCCGAACGGAGGAGGAACTGTTAAACCGCTGCCGGTGAGTTTTTTAGGCATCGACTATGGAAGCAAGCGCGTAGGCCTGGCTCTTGCAGAAAACGCAGAGCTCGTCCTGCCGTTAAAGACACTAGCTCGAGGCAAAAACTTTTGGGAGGAACTAAAGACTTGTATTTTTGACTACGAAGTCGATGTCGTCGTGCTCGGGCTGCCGCTCAACATGGACGGCAGTGAGGGTGATGCCGCAAAGCGAACACGCATTTTTTCCGACGAACTTCAGAAGCACATCAATGTTCAAGTGATGCTCTGGGATGAACGGCTTAGTAGCGTCGAAGCTCATGACCGTCTCGATCAAGCAGGATTCTCTTCAAAGAAACAAAGGCAAGTTGTCGATCAAATGGCTGCCGTGATCATTCTGCAGAGTTTTTTGGATGGCCAAACGCAAAGCTAACAAACAAACACTTACTTTGATTGCTGGCTCCCTGGGTGTGCTCATCATCATTGCGCTTGCCTTTGCGCTCTTTTCCTACAAGGAAGCCAGAGAAAAGCGGGCTGCCTATCGTGCACGGCATGTACGTGTCACTATCCCCGAAGGCTTTGATACCTTTATGATCGGTGCGCGCTTGCAAAAGCTTGGGGTCATTGATGCACAATCATTTATTAGTGCCTGTGAAGATGAAAGGTTCGTGCGCTACTTAGGGCTCAGCGGCCACAGCCTGGAGGGCTATCTTTTCCCAGACACCTACGAGTTTTTAAAGGAAAGCTCTGCCGCAATCATCGTCGAGAAGATGGTGAACAACTACAAAAACAAAAGCCAAGCGCTTTGGGATGATAATCGCCGAGCTCTGGATAGCCTCCATGACACCCTTGGCTGGAGTTCTTACGAAGTACTCATCTTGGCCTCAATCATAGAAAAAGAAGCTCAAAGGAAAGAGGAGCAGGCCATCATTGCTGGAGTGTTTCTAAACCGGCTTACAAGCACAACTTTTTCTCCAAAACGTTTGCAAGCTGACCCTACCCTTGCTTATGGGTGCAAGCTAGCTTCATCCGCGCTTGTTTCTTGCGCACGTTTTGACGGAAAACATTTGGGCAAAACGCAACGCATGGATCCTCAAAACCCTTACAACACTTATTTCATCGAAGGCTTGCCGCCCGGTCCGATCAGTAACCCTGGCTTATCCGCCATGACTGCAGTGCTCAAGCCCAAGAAGCATGATTTTCTATACTTCGTCTCACGCGGTGATGGCAGCCACCTTTTCAGCCGCACCCTCGATAAACATCAGCAGGGCATCAATAAATATTTGAAAAAAATTCCTACTAAAACTGATTAGAAGCCGCGAATTGGGCAAGAGCTGCACCTGAGCCTTCTAGACTACAAACTGCGGAAGCTATAAGCCTCTTCTACTCCCGCACTGTCTCAATGCGCCACATGCAGACGCTCTGGTGCAGTCCTTGCCTAATCCACTACCAAGACCAGTGAGCATTTTTTTAACCACTAAAGTGATTGATTACGCTGTCGTCGGGGATGCGACGGCGGGTGCGTAGCGTTATGAGTAATGCGATGAGGGACAGAGCAAAGGCGACGCCGGTTGTATCAGCAAGCCAGTCCATTACGGAGGGGATGCGTTTTGGCACGTAGTATTGGTGACATTCATCGATGATCCCCCAACTCACGGAAATCACAAAAGCTAAGAGATAGCGAAAACGATTGTTTAGATGGGCAAAGCTTACATGACAGGCAAAGTATACGAGAACACCGAGCACGAAATACTCTGTGAAATGCAAGAGCTTGTCATGCACCAAAAAAGTTACTTTCGGCAGATGACCCGCAGGAATCGCGGATACTCCCCAGATAAGTGTCATGTACAAAGCAGCAGGCAACCACGATAGGATGGCTCGAGCGTGTGTCCGTATCATCGAGAACTACTGTACACCAGCTAACGGTAATCGACGAGTGTTTTTAGCAGGAACCGGAGCCAGCGACTCACCTCGCTTGACTGCACGCAGCGAGTGTTTGAAGGCTTGGCAAATTTCAACTTCGAGCAGCTGGCCCACAGGGTTTTGCTCCGGAGCAAGGTCAACGTGCACAATTTCGTTGCGCTCGGTGCGACCCATGAAACGGCCTTGCACTCCCCGCGAGGGCCCCTCGATCAGCACGGACTGAATTGTACCGACGAGACTTTCAAGATGAGCATCTTGCTGCTCAGCCACCAACGACAAAAGCGCAGCGAGACGTTCATCTTTCACTTCCTCCGAAACGTCGTCCTCGAGCTTTAACGAAGGCGTGAAGGGCCGCGGTGAATACTTGAACGCAAAAGCTGATACAAAGCCAACGCTTTTGATCAGATCCAAGGTCTGCTCGAAATCCTCGTCGCTCTCGCCCGGAAAGCCCACAATCACATCAGTGGAAAGCGTCATGCCTTTTCTGCTTTGCAGTAAGGCTTTAGCACGCTCGATGTAGTGCTCACGCGTATAGCGACGAATCATGCGTTTCAGAACGCGATTGGATCCGGACTGAACGGGCAGATGAACGTGCGAGGCCAATACCTCAAGCGACGCATGTTTTTCAAGCAACTCGTCGGTAAGATGCTGTGGATGCGGCGAGGTGTACCGTAGGCGTGACAAAGCTGGGACTTCATCCGAGATGCGTTGGAGCAGCGAAGCAAATTGGGAACTCTTGTCGAGCGCGCGCTGGTGGGGCGCGAGCATTGAATTAATATCTGCAGTG belongs to Myxococcales bacterium and includes:
- the cysN gene encoding sulfate adenylyltransferase subunit CysN; translated protein: MSIVKQDDELIRSDIEGYLASYQNKELLRFVAVGSVDDGKSTLIGRLLHDTGMVYEDQLQSVRKATAIEGEDIDFSLFTDGLRAEREQGITIDVAYRYFSTAVRKFIIADTPGHVQYTRNMVTGASTAHVALILIDARLGVLQQSRRHAYIASLLGIPNLAVCINKMDLVGYDQHVFERIKKNFSAFSDSLAFKEVSFFPISALKGSNIVSASPHTAWYTGPTVLGYLETVALAEDQNPDDFRFPVQTVIRPHLDYRGFAGKIVSGSISRGDEIITLPSGKRSHVSSIDTFDGELEQACANQSVTIRLDDEIDISRGDMLVKANSLPSVGRSVDASLVWMNEKELDSEKSYILKHTTQSVRVQIDKVHWKKDMDTLKEVEASTLGLNDIGKVSLSCHRAIYFDAYTKNRNTGAFILIDSLSNDTVAAGMIGPSTTKQEFDEALRELRAGSALKPKSQISRAERMHRLGQHGAVVWLTGLPGSGRWTLAYALERRLFDLGCTATVIDPTQETLSSMISSAKAVTHAGLIAICAFPSYKHDDREAVRSRIGDQRFVQVYVNTSLELCKERRPGADFSGFEEPANPEVTVALDHTRIEQAVDFIISALKKQGRITI
- a CDS encoding dihydroneopterin aldolase — its product is MKTSDICQICHDSMKITPNIGLCRGPVYAAFMTIGTIRLSGLELDALLGVYTHELDKLQTVQVDLEMQVDIGQAAYLEKLKYTVGYAQTAEQVRFLLGHCRYRLLETGAQVLLRCLLSPPIASVEHGAVLEAKVTLKKPGALDGFGVPSLSVTARPSEIKAAAQVVQGVHRRCFHDGKDALIYRLDLKTDSSPIIEEASASMMVLSPGIQWKGDALAVNAVVHCTPESISDFKNTAQNPASVLIIERRYVDARYHPSEHRRDRKTSSIFPMF
- the ruvX gene encoding Holliday junction resolvase RuvX codes for the protein MLPNGGGTVKPLPVSFLGIDYGSKRVGLALAENAELVLPLKTLARGKNFWEELKTCIFDYEVDVVVLGLPLNMDGSEGDAAKRTRIFSDELQKHINVQVMLWDERLSSVEAHDRLDQAGFSSKKQRQVVDQMAAVIILQSFLDGQTQS
- the mltG gene encoding endolytic transglycosylase MltG, which produces MAKRKANKQTLTLIAGSLGVLIIIALAFALFSYKEAREKRAAYRARHVRVTIPEGFDTFMIGARLQKLGVIDAQSFISACEDERFVRYLGLSGHSLEGYLFPDTYEFLKESSAAIIVEKMVNNYKNKSQALWDDNRRALDSLHDTLGWSSYEVLILASIIEKEAQRKEEQAIIAGVFLNRLTSTTFSPKRLQADPTLAYGCKLASSALVSCARFDGKHLGKTQRMDPQNPYNTYFIEGLPPGPISNPGLSAMTAVLKPKKHDFLYFVSRGDGSHLFSRTLDKHQQGINKYLKKIPTKTD
- the vanZ gene encoding VanZ family protein; amino-acid sequence: MIRTHARAILSWLPAALYMTLIWGVSAIPAGHLPKVTFLVHDKLLHFTEYFVLGVLVYFACHVSFAHLNNRFRYLLAFVISVSWGIIDECHQYYVPKRIPSVMDWLADTTGVAFALSLIALLITLRTRRRIPDDSVINHFSG
- the miaB gene encoding tRNA (N6-isopentenyl adenosine(37)-C2)-methylthiotransferase MiaB encodes the protein MSKYLIQTFGCQMNVHDSRRMEEVLSQAGYEAAQTASDADVIVFNTCSIREKAEHKLMSALGTYRPLKHMRPDLVLAVAGCVAQQESEKLLRKVPYLDVVLGPDNIPELPALIEHVRSGGPPVARTVFDNDNPSFLQATPRAARDEVCSFVTIMKGCDQRCSFCIVPYTRGSERYRSADDIIHEIKHMVEGGIREVTLLGQTVNSWYEPGTADINSMLAPHQRALDKSSQFASLLQRISDEVPALSRLRYTSPHPQHLTDELLEKHASLEVLASHVHLPVQSGSNRVLKRMIRRYTREHYIERAKALLQSRKGMTLSTDVIVGFPGESDEDFEQTLDLIKSVGFVSAFAFKYSPRPFTPSLKLEDDVSEEVKDERLAALLSLVAEQQDAHLESLVGTIQSVLIEGPSRGVQGRFMGRTERNEIVHVDLAPEQNPVGQLLEVEICQAFKHSLRAVKRGESLAPVPAKNTRRLPLAGVQ